The Cardiocondyla obscurior isolate alpha-2009 linkage group LG25, Cobs3.1, whole genome shotgun sequence genome has a segment encoding these proteins:
- the LOC139111703 gene encoding uncharacterized protein has product MYEPSEYTEMIVAYGLAGENATRAAQIYAERMPGRARYPCGKTILNAVKELRETGCLVHHQREKSIIIIIIIYEGFLAQCRQNTTFPDNILWSDEALFTQNGIFNSRNTLYWADHNPKLIREGSFQYRYSINVWAGILGNQIIGPYFLPARLTGLEYRNFIRTSLPVLLENVPLKTRRNIIFQHDGAPAHSCRAVREELNLRFPEKWIGRGGPIAWPARSPDLTVCDFFLWGYIKSLIDTQRNGTANEVRESIIAAFGTVSPDTVLCASRDVVRRAEFCIRQRGGHFEQLLH; this is encoded by the exons ATGTACGAACCCAGCGAGTATACAGAAATGATAGTGGCGTACGGGCTTGCGGGTGAAAATGCTACTCGCGCAGCTCAAATTTACGCGGAACGTATGCCAGGACGTGCGCGTTATCCGTGtggtaaaacaattttaaatgccgttaAGGAGCTACGGGAAACAGGCTGTCTCGTGCACCATCAACGAGAAA aaagcataataattattatcataatttatgAAGGTTTTCTCGCACAATGTCGTCAAAATACAACGTTTCCGGACAATATTTTATGGTCGGATGAGGCGTTGTTTACACAAAACggcatttttaattcgcggaaTACCTTATATTGGGCGGATCACAatccaaaattaattagagaagGGAGTTTCCAGTATCGTTATTCCATAAACGTATGGGCAGGAATACTTGGAAATCAAAta attggTCCGTATTTTTTGCCGGCAAGATTGACAGGGCTAGAGtatcgaaattttattcggACAAGTTTACCAGTTCTTCTCGAAAATGTGCCGCTCAAAACAAGAAGAAACATAATATTTCAGCACGATGGAGCACCAGCACATTCCTGTCGAGCAGTGCGAGAGGAATTAAATTTGAGATTCCCGGAGAAGTGGATAGGACGCGGAGGACCAATAGCGTGGCCAGCACGAAGCCCAGATTTAACGGTTtgcgacttttttttatggggGTACATCAAAAGTTTAATTGACACTCAGCGAAATGGTACCGCAAATGAGGTACGTGAATCTATTATTGCGGCCTTTGGAACCGTTTCGCCAGATACAGTGCTATGTGCATCACGCGATGTTGTTCGAAGAGCCGAATTCTGCATACGACAGAGAGGAGGTCACTTTGAACAACTTTTGCATTAA